From the Chiloscyllium plagiosum isolate BGI_BamShark_2017 chromosome 10, ASM401019v2, whole genome shotgun sequence genome, the window tcctcccacacctcccccctccagTTTCAGCATTTATActaaaagagatcagtctgagacaaACCAGAGAATGGATGATAAactaaactacatttatttcgaTACAAGATGCCTaacaggtaaagcagatgaactcaggttaTGTTTTGGAACATGGTACTAGGATatcatagccattacagagatatggctcAGGAATGGTCTGGACTGGCaatttaatgttccagggtataaatGGTAAAGGATGGATAGAAAGAGGGGCgaaggaggagggggagtggcgtttttgattagggacAACATTACGATTGTACTttggaaggatattcctgggaatatgtccagggaagttattagggtggaactaagaaataagaaagggatgatcactttactgAATTGCACAACAGACACCCCAGTAGTCACCGGGAAATTGAGCAAcatatttgtaaggagatctcagttatccgtaagaataatatggtggtaatggcaggggattttagctttccaaacatagatagggactaccatagtgtcaagaacttggatgaagaggaatttgttaagtttgtacaagaaagttttctgattctaTGTAGACGTACCTACtagagtgcaaaacttgacctattttTTGGAAATAAAGCAGGGTAGGAGACTGAGGTGTGGGTGGGGGAGCACACTGGCACCTGTGACCGTAATTCTATAATTTCAAAACATTGCTGGAAAGGAAAGACAGGATCTAACAGCTAAAGTTgttaattggaggaaggccaattttgacgctattaggcaaaaactttcacaagttgattggaggcagatgtttgcaggtaaaaggacagctggaaaatcaGAACCCTTCAAAACTTAGATATGAGAGTCCGGAGACAGTATGCTCCTGTTCGCGTGAAGGACAAGGTTGGTAAATATACGAAATGCTaaatgactagaaaaattgaggctttggtcaagtATAAGcgggaagcatttgtcaggtatagacagtaggGATCAACTGAATCCCAAGGAGACTAtaaaaggcagtaagagtatgcttaagagggaaatcaacaGGACAAAAAGAGGACATGTGTAGCTGTGGTAAATAGGATGAAGGAGCATCCAAAGGGatccaaatgcattaaggacaaaagggtaactagagagaaaataggTCTCCTTATAGATCAGCGAGTccatgtatgtgtggaaccacagaagatggggagatactaaacaagtattttgcatcagcatttactgcagagaaggatatggaagatatggcataaaggtgaataaatcctcgggacctgatcaggtgtactctagaaatctgtgggaagctagggaaatgattgctgggccttttactgagatatttgtattattggtGCCGGGCCACAGCCCAGCGGGGCCGAGACGGTTCAGAAGCTATGTGACCGAGTTGCCTCTTCAACACTactggaggatgcagagatgcagTCCGTGCACTCAAAGCATTATCCAAAAAATATCGCCTTGAAGTGGGCAGTCAGGCCATGGAACACCTTGTTAATGTGCTGCAGACAGACCGTTCAGACTCTGAAATTATTGGTTATGCACTGGATACTCTTTGCAATCTGATCTCCAATGAGGTTGAAGAGGAGGAGCCAGAGGAGAATGTTCAGAAGACCAGTTCTGAAGACCTGGCTGTGCAGTTTGCAGAGATTTATATCAAACTACAAGAAAATCTTACCTTGCTGTTATCCTTGTTAGAGGAATTTGATTTTCATGTGCGCTGGCCTGCAGTAAAACTTCtaactgcacttttaaaaaatcaaggtCCACAAGTTCAACAGATTATCCTTGTCAGCCCAATGGGTGTATCCAAGATGATGGATTTGCTTGCAGATTCGAGAGAAGTAATTCGCAATGATGGTCTCCTTTTGCTCCAGCAATTAACGAAAGCTAATGCAGCCATTCAGAAGATTGTAGCTTTTAAAAATGGCTTTGAACGCCTGCTGGATATTATCACTGAAGAGGGGAAGAGTGATCGAGGCATTGTTGTTGAAGATTGCCTTTTGCTGCTCCTTAACTCGATGAAAAACAATAGTTcgaatcagaatttttttaaagagggTTCATACATTCAACGCACAAAACCTTGGTTTGAGGTTGCTGAAGATAATTCGGGTTGGTCTGCACAGAAAGTAACAAATCTTCACCTGATGCTGCAGCTGGTGAGAGTGCTGGTGTCTCCTGTGAAtcctcctggtgctacaagcagTTGCCAGAAGTCAGCATTCCAATGTGGTTTGTTACAGCAGTTGTGCACCATCCTGATGGCAACTGGAGTTCCTGCTGATATTCTCACTGAGACCATTAACACAGTATCTGAAGTTATCAGAGGGTCCCAGGTAAACCAGGATTATTTTGCTTCTGTGAATGCACCTTCCAATCCACCAAGGCCTGCAATTGTAGTCCTTCTGATGTCCATGGTGAATGAAAGGCAGCCATTTGTCCTGCGTTGTGCGGTGCTGTACTGTTTCCAATGTTTCTTGTACAAAAACCAAAAAGGCCAAGCAGAGATTGTTGCCACACTTCTGCCAGCAACTATTGATGCCAATTCGATCTCGGCTGGCCAGCTGCTGTGTGGGGGCCTCTTCTCTACAGATTCCCTCTCTAACTGGTGTGCTGCTGTAGCATTGGCACATGCTCTGCAGGATAACTCCATCCAAAAGGAACAGCTGCTCAGGGTACAGCTGGCAACCAGCCTTTGCAATCCTCCTGTCTCCCTGCTCCAACAGTGTACCAACATCCTGTCTCAGGGAAGCAAGGAGCAAACACGGGTTGGCCTACTGATGTTGCTGTCTACGTGGACGACCAACTGTCCTATTGCTGTGACTCACTTCTTGCACAACCAAACCAATGTTCCTTTTTTAATGGCACAGATATCTGAGAACCTTGGGGAAGAGGAACAACTTGTGCAAGGTCTCTGTGCCCTTCTACTGGGCATCTGCATCTACTACAATGAGAATTCTCTGGAGAACCACACTAAGAAAAAGCTAAAGCAACTCATAGAGAAGAGAACTGGAAAAGAAATTTTCATTGAGAAAATTTCTCAATGAGGCTTACATCAGCAAGCATGAGCTTTACTCTCGACTGGTCAGAAAACCCAGCCAAGCTACAACAGTCCAGAGCAAATGCTGTTTGATCATGACTTCACCAAATTAGTTAAAGAATTAGAAGTTCTTATAACAAAGGCTGTCCAAAAATCAAGTGAGGATGAGAAGAAGGAAGAGGAAGTGAAGAAGTCTTTGGAACAACATGACAGTATAGTCAATCAATACAAGGAACTTATCCGTGAACAGGATCTGCAACTGAATGAATTGAAGAAACAAGTAactgccttgaccaatcagaacaAGCACAGTCAAACCACAATAACACAGCAAGCGTCACAGATTCAGCAGCTGCGTGACCAGTACAATCTTCTCAAAGTACAAGGTAAACCACTAGACAGCCAACATCACATTCACAATGAGGCAGCTCAGATCAATGGTATTCAACCTAAAGACACCGAAGAAATTGGAAGGTTGcaaggagagattgaagaactgaaGAAGCAGCATAATGTATTAGAAGGACAGCTGGCTGAAAAGGAGTTTGAGATTAATAAATTGAGGGCTGCTCAGTCAACAGGAAACCTAGCTGAAGTtggcacagaaattgctggtgaccAACCAACCGATCAGCACAAGGATCAGTTAAAGATGTTGACAGAGGAGAAAAAGTCCCTTGATCAACAGCTTGCCTCGACAAATAGTACAATAGCCATTCTTGAAACTGACAAGAGAAAGCTCCAACAAGAGGTGACAGAGCCTAAGAAGGAGCAGGATGATCTATTGGTACTTCTCGCAGACCATGACCAGAAAATCTTTGGATTTAAGAATAGGCTCAAAGAGCTTGGAGAACCAGTTGAGGATGAAGATGACCTGGAGTCTGCTGACcaagaagatgatgatgatgatccaAACTAATTGCATAACGATGATATACAGACAGAATAAGGAAATAAAATGTAAAGAAGGTCAAAGCTTCTATTACCACAATGCAGAATGTCGAAAGAGttcagaatgttttgttttttttctttttggaagGGGGCTTTGAAATTAGTTTAATTGTATCTTCTACCAGTTGCAAAGATTCACTTACTGGCTAGGAGAGaaacttttcattttttaaagtattaaaattttaataaagcaaagttgtttttctccatttaagggaaaaaaattaaaagcattCCCTCATGGTACACTAAGCACATACTTGTTGCAGGAGTGAAGTGTAGCTCACCAGCTTTAGTCTACAGTTACACCTGGATAACCTGACCCAGTGTTGGAATATGTTGTATTATCTAGAGAATGCATTATTGTGAGAGGTTGCAGACCAACCTGAGTTTAAAAGCAGCCCTTGAAAAAATGGCAAAATGTCAGATTAGGAATCTGGGCAGCTAGATGTCTCACACAACTCTTCTGTGAGAACTGATTGATTTGATAGCCagaggtaaggtgctggaagactcgaggttggctaacgtggtgctactttttcaaaaaggtggtcaggaaaagccaaggaactataagtctatgagcctgacatcagtggtgggaaagttgttggaggggatcctcagggacaggatttacatatgtTTGGAAAGGGAAAGATTGATTTGGGATGGTCAAGCTGACTTTTTGCTTGGGAAATTGAGCCTCACTAACTcaatggagttttttgaagaaataacaaagaggatttatgcAGAActgtggacgtgatctacatgagcttcagtaaggctttcgacaaggttcctcatggtggactggttagcaaggttagatcaaacGGAATACAGTCATTTGGATTtagatctggctcaaaggtaggagatggAGGGGTtgcggtggagggttgcttttcagattggaggcctatgcgtcacaaggatctgtgctttttgtcctgatttgcctttccaaaatgcagcacctcatatttacctgaataaattccatctgaataaattcctcagcccactggcccatttgatcaagatcctgttctaatctgaggaaaccttcttcactgtccactacgcctctaattttggtgtcctctggaaacttactaacaaCACCTCCTGTGTTcagatccagatcatttatatgatGACAAGAAACGGTTGACCCAGCACCAGTCTTTGTGGCACAACCCTGGTGACAAGCCCactgtctgaaaggcaaccctctaccaccaccctctgtcttctacctttatgccagttctgtatccaaatggctagttctccgtgaTCCATGTAATCTAACACTGTtaagcagtctaccatgaggaaccttgtcgagcgcATTACTGAgatccacatagatcacatccactgctctgtcttcatcaatccttttcgttactccttcaaaaaacttaaGTCAGTGAGATACGATTTAcaattcacaaagccatgttaactacccttaaatcagtccttccctttccaaatgcatgtaaatcctgtccctgaggatcccctccaacaactttcccaccactgacgtcaggctcatcgacctacagttccttggcttttcctgaCCACCATTCTGAAATAGTAACACGTTAGCCAAGCTCGattcttccagcacctcaactaTTGCTTTCCATGaaacaaatacctcagcaagggcccagcaatcacttccctaacttcccacagagttctaggagtCCCAGGTCCAGCaggaatatggacatttttccaagatgttgctatttatttccccacattctctaccTTCCATGCCCttattcacagtaaacactgatgcaaaatacttgtttagcatctcccccatcttctgcggttccacacattcATGGACTCGCTGATCTGTAAGGAgacctattctttccctagttactcttttgtccttactgttatttgtaaaatccctttggattctgcttaacccTATGTGCCACAACTATTGCACGTCCTCTGCGGAAGAAAATTTGACATGGTTTGCCTGGCAGCCATTTTCCTATTCCGGCTGAGAAACCATTTTGTAAAGCAATATTAGTTGGTATGTTAGCTGTGCACTCCTTACTATGAGGTAATGCTAAAAGTAGGCCTTATCTATACAAGGCCCCTAGCCTGTCTCGTTAGTATTTTTCACACTTTGATGGATGGCCAGTGCATGCAGTCAAGCAGATCTAGACTTGTCAATTAGTCCTGTTCTCCTACAAATTATTGCCTTTCCACGGTTGCTCAGCAAATTAAGGACATCTCTGCTTAGTGTTAATAGATCTGTGTAAATTGAACACACGGTGATAACATTCACTTTGgtccacttgtggaatgtgtaATAGCATTTAGTTTTGACCCACACAGCTGACCTCTAATTCAGTACCATCTTGTAAGCATGCTGAAGCCTTGTAATTAACGATCAGCTCctatctgttttctctccataatcCTGTAATGTACTTTGGAATAGCACCGAGCCACAGTTTGGACGGTGAATTTCCCCACGATATATCGTGTAATAAACTAATCAGTTCTCAAGGTCTGTGTCTTAAGAGCTTTTCTTCAACAATTGGCGTAGTTGGCTCGGTCTCTAGTTTCCAAGGTTCTTGCTGGACCTGCAATTCCCGtttactgaagggtctgttattGTCTTTTTTCACAAGACAGGAGCTTTAAACTTCTGTCAGGATGTGGGGGGCCACTCAAATTTGCTTCAATTGGTAACATGAATGATCCTGACCTGAGCCTTGCGGGCTGAACCCCTGGGCAAGATGGAAGACAGGCTGTGGCCCCAGGCTCTAAGGACCTTGATGATTGGTTGCGGCGCTACTATTTGTGCTGTTCGTGTGGTGGGTGTTGTTTGTCTTTGTTTGTGTTTTACTTGTTTGTTTGCAGGTGACTGTTCTGCGGGTCCAGGAAACTGAAGAATTGCATCAATCTACAGATCTGACTGAAGCGCTGGCCCCTGGGACAGGTCAATCTTGTTTCACTGTGCAGACCCCGTCCTTTTGTCCCCTCAGGGAAGGCTGTAAAACGCCACGGTAAATATGTCCATTGCAAGAGTAAGCTAGGAGACGCTGTCGTTCCCCCAAACACGCCAGTTAACATTGTCTGGAAGAAGACCGGTGACAGCCGGTACATTATCCCCTTCACCTCTGATGTGTATGGATGGTCCAATGGTAATTGGCCTTATGGGGGCTCTTTTCGGTTAGACAAGTTTGGTTACTGGCATTTGCACATAGAGGGTGGGTACAGGGATCCCTCCTAGGACACAGAATACGTGCTTCAGTTTAAGAAAATCACTAAAGGCCATCAGCCCCCGAAGGCTAAAAACTGCTGTCAGCATTCCAGTGAAGCTGATGGCCCTTTCGCTCCTGCTAACTCCCCTTCTACCGCAACTCCGCCTTTATTCTGCTCAGTATCCCAAACTTGCTGTCCCTACCCTGGACTTGGACTCTCAGGTTGATGAAATTGCTGCTCTTATGGCCTTGCGGCTGCGCAGGGAGGCCATGCACGAACAGGATGCTGCTCGGGATTCCAGGGCAGCTGACCTTTCTCAGCACTTTGGCACTGCCTCATATGCTCTGCAGGATCCTAGTGCTCAGCCAGATGGCCCTGGTGCAAGTACCCCCAGGTCCAGTTCAGAGACCGCTGTCTCCTCTTCAACTGACAGCCTCATTACTATGCAGGGTGGCCATTCTGGCATGATTCCCCATTCCCAGAATGCGGCAAAACACTCTACCCAAGCTCCCTGTCTTATGATAGGGGAAATTCCTTTTGATAAACCCTGGACTCATGCTGAGGCCCGTACTATGCTCCAGGATGCCTCTGATCCAATTAAACGTCCAACTTCCTTCTATGGTTGGCTCGTTCTGACATGTGATATTTACAATGCCTGCCACAAGATGTTAACACTTTATTGCGTTTGGGCTTCTGTCAAGGGCTCCCTTGTGTTTCCCACAGATCCATGGGTTACTGGGGAGGCGCGAGTGGACTGGCTTAGAGACAAGGCTCAGCCCATCACCATGgcagctgtgagacagcaggCAGACTTTAGTGAAGTCACCCaatgtctgcacgaggctgaTGAGCCATTCCCTGATTTTCTTGCCTGCTTCAAGGAGGTTTGGGAATCCTCTGCAGGCATCCCATTCACAACCAATGACAAATTGGCCTCCCAAACTCTCATTCATTGCATGCAGCCCTGACACACCCATACTTTCAAATCCTTTAACCTTGACTGGTAATCTAAAACTTGGGATCAGCTCCTCACCTCTCTCACTAACATGGATCAGCAGGGGTTTTTTGATGATCCAAAAGAGGAAGAGGCATTTCCCCACTTAACACAGGCATCGCATCAGGGTCAGGCTAGTGACCCGAGGAAGGGGGATGGCAGGGGTGGAAGCAGCAGAGGCAGGACATTAGTCAGGATCAGTGCCAGTCATGTAGGAACTTTGGTCACTGGGTGCGGGACTGCCGCGCACCACCCCTCAGCAAGTTCAACCCACTTTCCCATTGCAGCGGCAGCCTTTGCCAGCCAACTATTCGGTCAGCAACCCGTTCCCCTTTACCCCACATGGCTAGGACTGCCACATGAGGGAGGTTTTGCAGGCCGTTTCAATATGGCTTCTCCACTGCCCATCCAAAAACCTCATGTTGGAcattgaggtggggggggggcatgtAGTTTCAGTTCTGGTGGACTCTGGAGCCACCCATTCCTCTGCGCCTCCCTCAGTGGCCCTTCCTGTCAGCTCTGATACTGTTCGCTCTGTGGGGTCTCTGGAATACCCCTTGTGGAACCTCTGGAATACCCCTTGTGGAACCTCTCTCTGATCGTATCCTCATTGGTGTTAGTCTGCGTGCAGTGCCTGACCGGGCTTTAATCTCCTCTTCTTGCCCGATCGCCCCTCTGGGGTGCCAGGCACTATGCAAACTTCATGTCTCTATTCACTGTTCCCTGCAGGGGCTCACATTAGAGCTTTCTGGCTCCAATCTACCCCTTTTGCAGGCCACCATGATCAATCTGTCTTCTCCACCTATCCCCAATCCCTCCCTTTACACTTGGTCATCTCCCGACAATCTGGTATGCACATCTTTTCTCTCCCATCTTTACTGAGCGCTCCACCATCCCCTACAACTTCACTGGGTTCTCCATCCGAGTCATTTTCTGCGCAACCTCTATTGCGCTGCGGTGTACCTTGCCTGCGCTGAGCCATTCTATTCCGCTCTTGCGGAACCCAATCTCAATCTGCCCTCTGTCCCACCATTAGTCCAGTTAGTCAAAACCCCTCCCAATAAAACCCCGCACAAACACTAAGCCTTCAAGTCCAAAACCTATCAAGGCTGATGACTCGGATTCCGAGGATTACCTATCCaatgtggagcctcctcctccagacAACCCTCCTGGCTCTGGCTACATTCCCTCTTTTGCTGAACCTACTTCTCTGATTGTGAAAAGGAGAAGGAGGAATTGTAGAGGAAAATTTGACATGGTTTGTCTGGAAGCCATTTTTCTATTCTGGCTGAG encodes:
- the LOC122553910 gene encoding LOW QUALITY PROTEIN: general vesicular transport factor p115-like (The sequence of the model RefSeq protein was modified relative to this genomic sequence to represent the inferred CDS: inserted 2 bases in 2 codons; deleted 1 base in 1 codon) is translated as MDDKLNYIYFDTRCLTDICIIGAGPQPSGAETVQKLCDRVASSTLLEDXRDAVRALKALSKKYRLEVGSQAMEHLVNVLQTDRSDSEIIGYALDTLCNLISNEVEEEEPEENVQKTSSEDLAVQFAEIYIKLQENLTLLLSLLEEFDFHVRWPAVKLLTALLKNQGPQVQQIILVSPMGVSKMMDLLADSREVIRNDGLLLLQQLTKANAAIQKIVAFKNGFERLLDIITEEGKSDRGIVVEDCLLLLLNSMKNNSSNQNFFKEGSYIQRTKPWFEVAEDNSGWSAQKVTNLHLMLQLVRVLVSPVNPPGATSSCQKSAFQCGLLQQLCTILMATGVPADILTETINTVSEVIRGSQVNQDYFASVNAPSNPPRPAIVVLLMSMVNERQPFVLRCAVLYCFQCFLYKNQKGQAEIVATLLPATIDANSISAGQLLCGGLFSTDSLSNWCAAVALAHALQDNSIQKEQLLRVQLATSLCNPPVSLLQQCTNILSQGSKEQTRVGLLMLLSTWTTNCPIAVTHFLHNQTNVPFLMAQISENLGEEEQLVQGLCALLLGICIYYNENSLENHTKKKLKQLIEKRTGKEIFIEKILNEAYISKHELYSRXGQKTQPSYNSPEQMLFDHDFTKLVKELEVLITKAVQKSSEDEKKEEEVKKSLEQHDSIVNQYKELIREQDLQLNELKKQVTALTNQNKHSQTTITQQASQIQQLRDQYNLLKVQGKPLDSQHHIHNEAAQINGIQPKDTEEIGRLQGEIEELKKQHNVLEGQLAEKEFEINKLRAAQSTGNLAEVGTEIAGDQPTDQHKDQLKMLTEEKKSLDQQLASTNSTIAILETDKRKLQQEVTEPKKEQDDLLVLLADHDQKIFGFKNRLKELGEPVEDEDDLESADQEDDDDDPN